A single region of the Gorilla gorilla gorilla isolate KB3781 chromosome 1, NHGRI_mGorGor1-v2.1_pri, whole genome shotgun sequence genome encodes:
- the CATSPER4 gene encoding cation channel sperm-associated protein 4 → MRDNEKAWWQQWTSHTGLEGWDGTQEDRMGFGGAVAALRGRPSPLQSTIHESYGRPEEQVLINRQEIMNKADAWDMQEFITHMYIKQLLRHPAFQLLLALLLVINAITIALRTNSYLDQKHYELFSTIDDIVLTILLCEVLLGWLNGFWIFWKDGWNILNFIIVFILLLRFFINEINIPSINYTLRALRLVHVCMAVEPLARIIRVILQSVPDMANIMVLILFFMLVFSVFGVTLFGAFVPKHFQNIQVALYTLFICITQDGWVDIYSDFQTEKREYAMEIGGAIYFTIFITIGAFIGINLFVIVVTTNLEQMMKAGEQGQQHRITFSETGAEEEEENDQLPLVHCVVARSEKSGLLQEPLAGGPLSNLSETTCDNFCLVLEAIQENLRQYKEIRDELNMIVEEVRAIRFNQEQESEVLNRRSSASGSLETTSSKDIRQMSQQQDLLSALVSMEKVHDSSSQILLKKHKSSH, encoded by the exons ATGAGGGATAATGAAAAGGCCTGGTGGCAGCAGTGGACCTCCCATACAGGCCTCGAGGGGTGGGACGGGACTCAGGAGGACCGTATGGGGTTTGGAGGGGCAGTAGCTGCACTGAGGGGCCGCCCCTCTCCCCTGCAGAGTACCATTCATGAGTCCTACGGTCGGCCAGAGGAGCAAGTGCTCATCAACCGCCAGGAAATCATGAACAAAGCG GACGCCTGGGACATGCAGGAGTTCATCACTCACATGTACATCAAGCAGCTGCTCCGACACCCCGCCTTCCAACTGCTGCTGGCCCTGCTGCTGGTGATCAATGCCATCACCATCGCTCTCCGTACCAACTCCTACCTGGACCAG AAACACTATGAGTTGTTCTCTACCATAGATGACATTGTGCTGACCATCCTTCTTTGTGAGGTTCTCCTTGGCTGGCTCAATGGCTTCTGGATTTTCTGGAAG GACGGCTGGAACATCCTCAACTTCATTATCGTCTTTATCTTGCTCTTGCGGTTCTTCATTAATGAAATCAATATTCCCTCCATCAACTACACTCTCAG GGCGCTTCGTCTGGTGCATGTGTGCATGGCGGTGGAGCCCCTCGCCCGGATCATCCGTGTCATCCTGCAGTCGGTGCCTGACATGGCCAATATCATGGTCCTCATCCTCTTCTTCATGCTG GTTTTTTCCGTGTTTGGAGTAACACTCTTTGGTGCATTCGTGCCCAAGCATTTCCAGAACATACAGGTTGCGCTGTACACCCTCTTCATCTGCATCACCCAGGACGGCTGGGTGGACATCTACAGTGACTTCCA GACAGAGAAGAGGGAGTATGCAATGGAGATTGGGGGTGCCATCTACTTTACCATCTTCATCACCATCGGTGCCTTCATTGGCATCAACCTGTTCGTCATCGTGGTGACCACCAACCTGGAGCAAATGATGAAGGCAGGAGAGCAGGGACAACAGCATCGAATAACCTTTAGTGAG ACAGGcgcagaggaagaggaggaaaatgacCAGCTGCCACTGGTGCATTGTGTGGTCGCCCGCTCGGAGAAATCTGGTCTCCTCCAGGAACCCCTTGCGGGAGGCCCCCTGTCGAACCTCTCAGAAACCACGTGTGACAACTTTTGCTTGGTGCTTGAGGCAATACAGGAGAACCTGAGGCAGTACAAGGAGATCCGAGATGAACTCAACAT GATTGTGGAGGAGGTGCGCGCAATCCGCTTCAACCAGGAGCAGGAGTCAGAGGTGTTGAATAGGCGCTCGTCGGCGAGCGGGTCGTTGGAGACTACGTCATCCAAGGACATCCGCCAGATGTCTCAACAGCAAGACTTGCTCAGTGCGCTCGTTAGCATGGAAAAG GTTCATGACTCTAGCTCACAAATACTCCTTAAAAAACACAAGAGCAGCCACTGA